The following proteins come from a genomic window of Salvia hispanica cultivar TCC Black 2014 chromosome 4, UniMelb_Shisp_WGS_1.0, whole genome shotgun sequence:
- the LOC125222006 gene encoding transmembrane 9 superfamily member 8-like, giving the protein MERALNSIRALLITTLICILLFSDDARCFYLPGVAPEDFEKGDPLNVKVNKLTSIKTQLPYLYYSIPYCRPNTIIDSRENLGEVLRGDRIENSPYVFRMREPQLCNVLCQVVLDAKTAKAFKEKIEDEYRVNMILDNLPLVVPIPRLEQEGPPIYQLGFHVGLKGQYAGSKEEKFFLHNHLNFVVKYHKDPQTYTSRIVGFEVAPFSVKHEYEGKWTGNTRLTTCDPHAQHIVTSSSSPQEVEDKQEVIFTYDVTFQESNVKWASRWDTYLLMADDQIHWFSIVNSLMIVLFLSGMVAMIMLRTLYRDISRYNELETHEEAQEETGWKLVHADVFRPPSNSDLLCVYVGTGVQFLGMVVVTMIFAVLGFLSPSNRGGLMTAMLLLWAFMGIFAGYAAARLYKLFKGTEWKRIAMNTAVLFPATAFALFFVLNALIWGEKSSGAVPFGTMFALVFLWFGISVPLVFLGSHIGFKKAAMEDPVKTNKIPRQIPEQAWYMNPIFSILIGGILPFGAVFIELFFILTSIWLNQFYYIFGFLLIVLVILVVTCAEITVVLCYFQLCSEDYLWWWRSYLTSGSSALYLFLYAVFYFFTKLDITKPVSGALYFGYMLIASYAFFVVTGAIGFYACFWFTRLIYSSVKID; this is encoded by the exons GGAGATCCATTGAACGTGAAAGTGAACAAATTGACGTCTATAAAGACTCAGCTTCCTTATTTGTACTATTCTATCCCTTACTGCCGGCCAAATACTATAATCGACAGTAGAGAGAATCTTGGAGAAGTCCTTCGTGGAGATCGCATCGAGAATTCCCCTTATGTG TTCCGGATGAGGGAGCCACAGTTGTGCAATGTTCTTTGTCAAGTGGTGTTGGATGCCAAGACTGCAAAAgcattcaaagaaaaaatcgAAGATGAATACCGGGTCAACAT GATCTTAGATAATCTTCCTTTGGTTGTACCAATTCCAAGATTGGAGCAAGAAGGTCCTCCGATCTACCAGCTGGGTTTCCACGTCGGGCTGAAAGGGCAATATGCAGGC AGCAAGGAAGAAAAGTTTTTTCTCCATAACCACTTGAACTTCGTCGTCAAGTATCACAAGGATCCTCAAACCTACACATCAAGGATCGTCGGCTTTGAAGTCGCACCATTTAG TGTCAAGCATGAATATGAAGGAAAATGGACGGGAAACACACGGCTAACGACATGTGATCCACATGCCCAACATATAGTAACCTCTTCAAGCTCGCCACAAGAGGTCGAAGATAAGCAAGAAGTGATATTCACTTATGATGTCACATTTCAG GAAAGCAACGTGAAATGGGCGTCGAGATGGGACACTTACCTCCTAATGGCCGACGATCAAATCCATTGGTTCTCCATAGTGAATTCTCTTATGATTGTCCTCTTCCTCTCGGGTATGGTCGCGATGATAATGCTGAGAACACTCTATCGAGACATCTCCCGGTATAATGAGCTCGAGACCCATGAGGAGGCCCAGGAAGAAACCGGATGGAAACTGGTCCACGCGGACGTGTTCAGGCCCCCAAGCAACTCTGATCTCCTCTGTGTGTACGTTGGAACAGGGGTGCAGTTTCTCGGAATGGTCGTCGTCACCATGATCTTCGCTGTCCTCGGATTCCTCTCCCCTTCAAACCGAGGCGGCCTCATGACAGCCATGCTACTACTCTGGGCCTTCATGGGGATTTTTGCCGGCTACGCTGCAGCCCGTCTCTATAAGCTGTTCAAAGGGACCGAGTGGAAGAGGATAGCCATGAACACAGCGGTCCTCTTCCCGGCCACGGCGTTTGCCCTCTTCTTCGTCCTCAACGCCCTCATCTGGGGCGAGAAGTCGTCCGGGGCCGTCCCATTTGGGACAATGTTCGCCCTTGTCTTCCTCTGGTTCGGCATCTCTGTCCCGCTTGTCTTCCTAGGGAGCCACATTGGGTTCAAGAAGGCAGCGATGGAGGACCCTGTGAAGACGAACAAGATCCCGAGGCAAATCCCAGAGCAGGCATGGTACATGAACCCGATCTTCTCGATCCTGATAGGGGGAATCCTGCCGTTCGGGGCCGTGTTCATTGAGCTGTTCTTCATTTTGACCTCCATCTGGCTGAACCAGTTCTACTACATCTTCGGGTTCCTCCTGATCGTGCTGGTGATCCTGGTGGTGACGTGCGCAGAGATCACGGTGGTGCTCTGCTACTTTCAGCTGTGCAGCGAGGACTATCTGTGGTGGTGGCGGTCGTACCTGACGTCGGGATCATCGGCATTGTACCTCTTCTTGTATGCTGTTTTCTACTTCTTCACGAAGCTGGATATCACGAAGCCGGTGTCGGGGGCGCTCTACTTCGGGTACATGCTGATCGCGTCGTACGCGTTCTTCGTTGTAACAGGGGCGATAGGATTCTACGCTTGCTTCTGGTTTACGAGGCTCATTTATTCATCTGTCAAGATTGATTAA
- the LOC125222799 gene encoding nucleoid-associated protein At4g30620, chloroplastic-like, with protein MAMSPTAALAAQFPSSSSFSSCKRHPNSNIVNFPNLLSQTGKVRRSLSVRGLFGGKKDNNDKGDEGNKPGFMGNMQNLYETVKKAQMVVQVEAVRVQKELAAAEFDGYCQDELIKATLSGNQQPVRIEITDAAMELGAEKLSLLVTEAYKDAHQKSVEAMKERMSNLAQSLGMPGGMPQGLGDSLK; from the exons ATGGCTATGTCTCCTACTGCAGCCCTTGCTGCTCAATTTCCCTCTTCGTCTTCATTTTCCTCGT GTAAGAGACATCCGAACTCCAATATAGttaattttccaaatttgTTAAGTCAAACTGGGAAGGTTAGAAGATCCCTTAGTGTGCGTGGTTTATTTGGTGGGAAGAAGGATAACAATGACAAGGGTGATGAAGGTAACAAG CCAGGATTTATGGgaaatatgcaaaatttatACGAAACAGTAAAGAAGGCGCAGATGGTTGTCCAAGTTGAGGCAGTACGAGTGCAAAAAGAACTTGCTGc AGCTGAATTCGATGGCTATTGTCAAGATGAGCTAATAAAG GCAACACTCTCTGGAAATCAACAACCTGTCCGTATTGAGATCACGGATGCTGCAATGGAGTTGGGAGCTGAG AAACTCTCTCTTCTTGTGACGGAGGCATACAAGGATGCACACCAGAAGAGCGTTGAG GCCATGAAAGAAAGAATGAGCAATCTTGCTCAGAGCTTAGGAATGCCAGGAGGAATGCCACAGGGTTTAGGAGACAGTCTCAAGTAA